The sequence below is a genomic window from Kitasatospora kifunensis.
GGCTCCTGCTGGTGCTCAGCGAAGGGGAGAGCTGGGGCTGGGCCGCGCCGCGCCTGTGGGCGGTGGCGGCGGTCGCGCTCCTGCTGCTGGCCGGCTGGATCCGGCACGAACTGCGCACCGAACATCCACTGGTCGAGCTGCGCACGCTGCGCAACCGCATGGTGCTGACCGCCGACGTGGCAGGCCTGGTCGCCGGTGTCGGGATGTACCTGTTGATGTCGCTGGTGATCCGCTTCGTGCAGACCCCCACCGCCACCGGCTACGGCCTGGGCGGCTCGGTGGTGGTCGCGGGCCTGGTGCTGGTGCCGTTCTCGGTGCTGAGCGTGCTGTCCAGCAAGGTGGTGCCGGTGCTGATCCGGCGCACCTCGACCGCTCTGGTGCTGCCGCTGGGCTGCGCCGTCTCGCTGGTCTCGGTGCTCGTCTTCCTGTTCGCCCGTGATCACCTGTGGGAGCTGCTGGTGGTGATGGCGATAGCCGGGCTCGGCGTCGGGTGCACCTTCGCCGTGATGCCCGGACTGATCGTCAGCTCGGTGCCGGCCGACGAGGTCGGCAGCGCGGTGAGCTTCAACCAGGTGCTGCGCTACGTCGGCTACTCCACCGGCAGCGCGCTGTGCGGCGCGGTGCTCCAGGCGCACACCGCCCCCGGGCAACTGCTGCCCGGCAACGACGGCTACCAGTTCGCCGCGCTGATCAGCTGCGCGGTGTGGGTGGTGATCGGGCTGGTTACCATCGTGCTGCCGCGGCGCAGCGCCGTGGCGGCCCAGGTGGCGAGTGTGGACGAGGAGCTGATGGTGGACGAGAGCATCGCCGATATCGCGCCCGGTGAGGACGAGGTGCCCTTCATCCCGGCACGGGCCGAGCGGTGACCGAGCCGGCCCAGGCCGAGCAGGTCGGCGAGCCGGCACCGGCCCGCCGCCGGGACGCCGCCCGCAGTCGGGAACTGCTCCTGGAGGCGGCGGTGGCGCTCTTCGCCGATCGCGGCTTCGAACGCACCACCACCCGCGAGATCGGCGAGCGTGCGGGCGTGGACCCCGCACTGATCGCCCGGTACTTCGGCGGCAAGATGCAGCTCTACCTGGCCGCGGTGCGGGTCGAGCAGGGTGACGCGGCGCCCGCCGACCTGCTCGACGAGGACCGGCTGCGCGATCTGCTGGACCGGTTCGACCGGCGTGGGCCGGGGCCGTCCTTCCAGGCCGCGGTGCTGCCGGGGGACAGCACCGAGGTGCAGCAGGCCGCCCGTACGCACCTCTACGAGCGGCTGGTGGCTCCGCTGCGCGACCGGTTCGCCGCCGAGGGCGTGGAGCGGGCCCAGTTGCGCGCCGAGCTGGCGGCGGCGGCCTTCTCCGGAGTGATCCTGGCCCGCTCCAGCGGCGC
It includes:
- a CDS encoding MFS transporter, translating into MDIPTADTSIGRSTWRERALVPVLVFLGTVVAVISSLGAPLIPTIATVDHVSLSDAQWSLTVTMLVGAVATPVMGRLGDGPRRRTVTLVAAAVVVFGSVLAALPLGFGWLVVGRGLQGIGLGLTPLAIATARDSLPAAASRSAVALLSITTVAGVGLGYPITGLIAESFGIHAGFWFGAVISALALLLAALVLPATTHRKQHRLDTLGAVLLGLALAGLLLVLSEGESWGWAAPRLWAVAAVALLLLAGWIRHELRTEHPLVELRTLRNRMVLTADVAGLVAGVGMYLLMSLVIRFVQTPTATGYGLGGSVVVAGLVLVPFSVLSVLSSKVVPVLIRRTSTALVLPLGCAVSLVSVLVFLFARDHLWELLVVMAIAGLGVGCTFAVMPGLIVSSVPADEVGSAVSFNQVLRYVGYSTGSALCGAVLQAHTAPGQLLPGNDGYQFAALISCAVWVVIGLVTIVLPRRSAVAAQVASVDEELMVDESIADIAPGEDEVPFIPARAER
- a CDS encoding TetR/AcrR family transcriptional regulator, whose amino-acid sequence is MTEPAQAEQVGEPAPARRRDAARSRELLLEAAVALFADRGFERTTTREIGERAGVDPALIARYFGGKMQLYLAAVRVEQGDAAPADLLDEDRLRDLLDRFDRRGPGPSFQAAVLPGDSTEVQQAARTHLYERLVAPLRDRFAAEGVERAQLRAELAAAAFSGVILARSSGAFGELAQTESAELLPLLRDLLDGSRPAR